The Plutella xylostella chromosome 25, ilPluXylo3.1, whole genome shotgun sequence region TCCATTGTTGACTCACCCGTACTTCCTCTTTCATGCCGGGACACTTGGTGACGACGGACGAGTGGCAGCGCTTGTGCACCACGCACGTGCACActgcaaacaaaaatttgTGTTATTCATGTCTTGTTCATAGAAGCGTCGCTTCTACCATCAACCTTATAATGCAGCATGGCTTCTTTATTAGAAGTAGTAGCAACAAAACATTGTTCTTTCATGTCTTGTTCATAGCGGCATTGCTTCTACCATCAATGTTATAATGGAGCATGGTTCTAACGCTTCTTTATAAGAAGGAGAAGCGTAAATGAATGATGACAACTCACCTTGGCATTGGTAGCCCTGCTTGCCGAGACCCCTGAAACAAATACAAGTTCGTTAGTAATGAGAGCACATATAATCTTATATGATGAGTACTCCACTCGAAACCTACTAAATTCGTGGCAAATAGAGACATAATGATATGCTATGTAGTATCACTTAGCTacgatttttatttaatttcagtgGACTTTTGCGTCAGCTGCAGCGTAATCATGGAGCAATTTTGATGACTTAATTTTTCTTCAATGGTGGTTTGACCCAACAAGGCTTGACTTGGCTCAGATTGATTACTTCGGATACTCCAGAGCAGTACATTTATGAAGACCCATCATAAATGACAATCTATGtataatagtatttttttgttactggGGGACTTCTTATGTGAAACAAGGCACGTCATATCTAGAGGAGGCTCTACACTCACCATATGAACTCGCGGCAGTGCGAGCAGAAGGTGGGCTGGCGCAGGAAGGTGGCCATGAACTTGTGTCCGTTGACCTGGTGCACGCGGCGGCGCATGGCCCCGCGGCGCCGCGCGAAGCCCGCGCCCTCCTTGAACTcgcgcccgcgcgccgccgcgcccgccgtgGACCGGGGCTCGGCCGCCGCTAAGGGGGAGGGGAGGTGAAttgtgattatttattttacctatGTAACAGGACTGTATATAATCTATTTTTGTTGTGTTTCCAGCAAAATTGCTAGTATAAAAGCAAAAGGGGGACTtttaacatcatcatcagtcaataCTCGTCCACTGCTGGTCATGACCATGACTAAGGAATGTGAAACTACTTTACTCCTACTTTACTGTCCCCGCCTTTTGTGTCTCTGATTTTATTCTAATTATTAGTCTGGGATTTTATTGTACAAGCTAGAAAATATTTGCACAGTAAATCCAGCCTAATAACTTAATGACaaattgttaataataaagttcCTACAACTACACTAAACTATTATGTAGATTtcaaatatgaattaaaaaaacataaataaaaataaagttaaaataaaattacagatggctacaaatttaataatcaaatttgtgaaaatgatgtaatttatttaattttattaagtaccttgTGTGGCGCTCCATTTCAGATCTATGCGGAGGTGCAGCTTGCCCTGCGGCTCCAGGTCCACCTGAAGAACATCACATTATTAGTTTTCTGAAATATTGCTAAGTACATTAGGGACAGTGGATGTTGGGCGACCCACTTCCAGCGGCCGAGTATGTGGGTCACTGCAATGTTTCCCCAATTAGGCCCAACCTGTGGCATGCACTTTAGTTTACAAGCCATTATTGGATTTGTGTATGAAATTGGTATACTTTTCAATTATACTAATATGCAAATAAGTACCCATGTAAGTATGTGAAAATTGTTTTGTGTAAtaagtgtaaaaataaataaacatttacatTTAATCTGCAAATAATAGTGGCTTGTTAGCACACAGGTTGCAAGCATATTCTGAGGTGACTTGCAATCTTATGTGGTATTTCACAGACATCATGAATGTATACCTGTGATTAATACTTTAATTTGAAAGTGTACTTTTACAGTGTGTCACTACCAGTATGAGTCATAAATCTCATCATCAAGACATACATCACACAAATGGATCCCTTTGAGGAAAATGTGTTGTGCACCCAAAATAAACTTTCAGTAGGAAGCCCCTGATTCATCACAGTAATGTGTGGTGATTGTAGTGAGTAGAATGAATTGTTCAATATCAAAGtttgaaataacaaacattgcACACAGCATCAAATATAAAGTaatgtcaataataatatcttataattaatttgattGCATATCAATTTCAGTTTTATAGATTTTATAGTataatttcaaaaacaaaGACACTTAAAACATAGAATTAGtgagtttgttatttttgctttgtttgtttaacaaatgtatgtaggtacctcaTCTTCCTCACATAATGATTCATAACCTTCATTTATTTCCTCAAAATACAGTCGGCCAGATTTCCAGCACTTCATATTGGCACCACTCACATTGACTTGTGACCCACTTGCTGCTGCGAGACACTATTAGACACTGATGCACACCACTTATCTTCTAAACAAACATCTATTTATGTTTCAGATAGCATTCACTTCTATCACTACTATCAAGAGATTACATGGTATTAAGATAAGATGTGAGTAAAACCCCAGTCGGCCGCTAGTTCCCACAGTCAGCTGATAGGCGGCATCAACAACACAACAACACTCACCCAAAAGTCTGAAGCATCTTTATCTCTGTGTATCAAGTCTTCAAAAGGAATAGTACAGTTTGCAACAAAATCATCAGGCGGAATGGCAGCATCATGGAACACTGTGATGCCCAAGctggaaaaaaaacaagttttaACAACAATGTGAATTGTGAACAGAGAAATAGATTCCAATAAGAAAGTATGTAAGTGACAGCAACCTGGTGACATTATGCACTTCGTGTATGAAGGTCTCGTTCCACACGGGGTCGAAGGTCTTGGGCTTGGTGGTGGAGCGGTCCAGGTGGTGCTCGTCGGCGTCGATGGAGACGTACGGGTCTATCGGCTGGTCGTCTGCAACACAACCAGTATTTACATATATTACCAACACCCATTTTGGTAAACATGCTACGCCTAGTTTACGCGcccatttttttgtgcaacCAACGAAAATTTCACTAAATCTTTATATTGCCAGTGGCGCAAGGATCTCGAGATTGTGTTTAGACGAAGCTCCGGGACGTACCTGGTTTCCCGAAGGTCATGTTATGCCTTTTCTGGAAGTCAGTCGGCCTAAGGCCCGTCGCCTCGCACACCTTGACCCGCACAGTCCCGCTGAACATGGTGGCGACCAACGAGCCCTATCACCGAGACCGCGCCGCCTCACGATCACTTCCACACGATAAACCCACTTAAAATCATTGAAGGAGCTTCATAATTGAAATAGAAATTAAAAAGACTTGACAGCGACGAGATCGGCCATGGATGGATTGTTGTCTATGGATTTGGAATTtggattaaaaaaacactttagcCTACTTTCTGTATAAGGCTAGCCGCAACATAAATACAATGTTCCATTTCCAGCTTCCACAAAATTCACAAAAGGGACATACAAAAATCCTTCGTAAGGTAGTAATGCGAATCGTACACAAACAACAAAAATTGAATGGCTACATTTTCAAAGGACCTGCTACGTAGCAGCAACTGCTTGCTATTAGAGTAGAAGAGCACACAGTGATTGAGTATGATTGAGTAGTGGTAGGGTCAATAGGCTCTGGAGCAAACAGTGAAAAATCCTCCAATCATTTGGATACCTATCGTGTTGTGAGGTCGTTATCATTCTGAAGTATTAGGATTAGGGCCACAAACACAGACTACATTTTACTTTGATTGACATTTCAGTGACTGTCAAGATTACATGATTCTGCATGACATTGCCATTGTTATTTGAATGGTGGCCGATCGGTGTAAAttcgtttaatttatttgtaaacatttCGATTTTCGCTCTATATTTTACCTATTTCAAAGTGAACTACAAACTCCAACAAAATGGGATTCCTAACTATGCTGAAAAAACTTCGCCAGAAGGAGAAAGAAATGCGAATTCTCATGCTGTATCCTTTTAAAATTACTCACAACTTTTACTTTCAtctttcaagccataatttccGCTACATAGCGTTCCAGAGGTCTAGATAACGCGGGCAAGACGACGATCCTGAAGCGCTTCAACGGCGAGCCCATCGACACGATCTCGCCGACGCTCGGCTTCAACATCAAGACGCTGGAGCACAAGGGCTACAAGCTCAACATCTGGGACGTCGGCGGACAAAAGTCGCTCCGGTACACCGTTATAACTATTGATAAAGCGTTTAGTTTAACTGCAGACTGAAAAAGAGCCATATGAAATAGGTATCTGGATGTGAACATTGTTTTctatgttgttttttgtttaaaaagcaACTTGGTTATAGTgatgattcatcatcatcaaaattTGGTCTACTGTTcaaaagtaggtaataaattatgagttttcaattttttgacggctgaatggtgtagtggttagtgaccctgactgctatgttGAAGGTGCCGGGTTAGATTCCCGGCtggagcagatatttgtttaaagaaagatatttgtatgggtgtcatttaaacgatcgccaattaaatccgttttgaatttgctaaataataggtttgaaggcaaaatagtagatttgccagcaaatttttgcccccaaacaattttaaatcaattcaacaattaatcacttaaaattgccgggatttatgatcaagtggcaagttaacatttatgtatatattttaataggtatgtccacataactcgatgttatgtttaatatttaaatgaaacaaaaaattaagtttaaatcatcaatattcttaattaaaaacaacataaacaaccttcttctaattataacttaaaccttaatcttcttctaatcaaaagcaatcttattgtaattaaaacttaaacttcctcttttcatcatcatcatcatcagccaataatcatccactggtgGAGATAGATCcgctcccaaggagtgccacaacattcggtcctctgccttcctcatccaaccactatcggctatccgcctaagatcgtcagtccagcgggcaggagggcgtcccacgctccgtttgcctgtttgtggtctcgactcgagaactcgtctaccccaacggttatctgttcttcggcagatatgaccagcccactgcctcttcagcttgcatattttgacagctaagtATGACGGTAACCttggtcctctgacggataatctcatttctgatacgatccatcagagaaactccaagcatagctctctccatagcaccgtctccgctaatttgtaaactcatgtattaaattgctaacgaattataatgttttaataactggaccaatcataatgtaactactgcaatgctgataaaatatgaattaaaaagaaatcgcaacatgcgacctagagtcaatatatttgctggcaaatctactattctgcgggcgcagttattatttgaggagcaaaaataatattctgcatacaaagtttttatttatgtaatgaactcaaattttttggcaatccatctattattttagatttttgtattgatattatttgctgattcataccagaggacactttttatttatttgaggacaaaaatatattgttgcggttgatctattaatttgctgatacaagttgatgacaaaaataaactttgctggCAAGAAATATAGTTCCCTATTTGTATtagggtcttgggtgttgatatttatatttagtatgtatctatctatgtttttgtgtagatatatcagctgtccaacacccataacacaggttctgcctagcttgggatcagatggccgtgtgtgagatgtccccacatatgcCACTGAGTGCTGCTGAGTGTTAAAAATGAGCTTCTACCACTGTGCAACAAACAATGTTATAGTTTTTGGaataatagtaggtacctatcatcACTTCATGATAAAAACTTTACATGTTACTTGATGAACTTAAATTTGGTTTTGAATGATAAAAGCAGAGCTGCTAACAATTAAACTCATTGATGAACCATAACAATGACTTAATCTTACAATCATAACATTTGCCAGATCCTACTGGAAGAACTACTTCGAGAGCACGGACGGCGTGGCGTGGGTGGTGGACAGCGCGGACGCGCGGCGGCTGGCGGCGTGCGCGCACGAGCTGCacgcgctgctgcgcgaggaGCGGCTCGCCTCCGCCACGCTGCTCGTGTTCGCCAACAAGAGTGATCTGCCGGGAGCGCTTACTCTGCAGGAGATTAGAGAGGTATGCCTAATGTGTCTAGATATTTTTAGCCAGGAAGGCCCTCTAGCTTTAAGAAAACTTATGGCTCATCATGACACATGGAATGGTAGCTCTTTTTATATGTAGAGCCTATTCCCTGTGGTGCATGACCAGAATTACATGTCAGCTTAGGTGTATTAACTATTCCACTCTCTCAAACACTGTTCTCTAGCATACACATATTATAACATTCCAGGTTCCTCTCTCCACTCTCCCCATGCTAGATATTAACTTTATTCCTTTCTCCCAAACACTAAAGTTCTTGTTCTTACCCCTAACATACACATAATTCTATCATTCCAGGCGCTGGACCTGGACAGCATTAAGAGCCACCACTGGCGCGTGGTGCGCTGCTCCGCCGTGACCGGGGAGAACCTGCTGGAGGGCATGGACTGGATGCTCGATGACATCGCCTCAAGGATATTCGCTCTTGACTGAAGACTAAAATACAGATGTCAAGGGAAATTGCACAATTTTTAATATGAGCGGAAAACGGGAGAGCTAATATTAtagttgtaaaataaaaccagtgaATTACATTTAGATAATACAGTGGGTTGCTACAACTTTGTATCTCTCGTAACATAAATGCTTGATGAAATAATCACTGATGTATAAAAGTTACACTGTAACTGCTAACAGCCCTTTAACCAGCTATGCTTATTCCATGATAATATGAGAACTGTGATCTCTATTTTATGTATAgaatataaaaactaaattattaagttacGTATTAAACAATTTTCATAAACGTAGTATTTTATTCAGGACTTATAAAATCAAACAGATATGGTAATTTCAcgaaaacaatttttattgtCTTGTTTTCACTTACTTTTCACTCTCAAAATGGAATAGTTAATGACTTAAACACCACAGTAATCTAAAGAACTTAATTacactattattttctcttCATAGTCATCTGTAGAACATTATCAATCAGCTATAAAGAAGGGCAGCTAAATCATAACCACTATTATCTGTAGGAGTAACATTCTGATGGTATAAACTTTACACTATAAAGTAGTAGAAAGAAGGTCACTAGCAGGTGCGGTCAGAGGGCCTTGTGGGAGATTTTATTACCGTTCGTGCAATGAAAAGTAAACGCGATGTCATTCATGTCATGGTCATGATGGTACTGAATTatgctttgtaaaatataccaTGAGCCCTATAACAGCtttcaaatccatacatttacattttattggtAATTTTTCGTTTTTAAGGGAAAGCCAACTTTATTTACCTGGCATAAggatctgtcaatcaaacgtcatgctcatgctatatttattttaccaaGTATAGTGCAGCAACTTTCCCGCAACCCGCAACATACTGCGTTTACTTTTCACTGCTCCAATGGCGTAAAATCTCTCACACCGCAGTCAGTGGGCCGGTGGTTAGGGCTGGTCTGGGGAGTGGTCCCGGTCCGCCTCCTGGTCGAGGGCCGTGGTGTCCAGCAGTGCACTTGTCTCCATGGTGACGTCACACTCCACGCTGTCTTGTGTCGTCTCTGCTGCAGGTGGGTCGTCTGAAGTTTCTTTCACTT contains the following coding sequences:
- the LOC105387894 gene encoding ADP-ribosylation factor-like protein 2, which produces MGFLTMLKKLRQKEKEMRILMLGLDNAGKTTILKRFNGEPIDTISPTLGFNIKTLEHKGYKLNIWDVGGQKSLRSYWKNYFESTDGVAWVVDSADARRLAACAHELHALLREERLASATLLVFANKSDLPGALTLQEIREALDLDSIKSHHWRVVRCSAVTGENLLEGMDWMLDDIASRIFALD